Proteins encoded by one window of Nocardia goodfellowii:
- a CDS encoding PadR family transcriptional regulator, whose protein sequence is MSLRYAVLGMLAAEGPASGYDLLQIFKDSLANIWPATQSQIYTELTKLAESGLIAVSEAGARGRKEYTIAPEGLTELRRWLTETKPKQAPRNDLLLRVFFLGVLEHDQARDYLSAIETRMTKAGAALSELEASIEWEDDAFSVYGHIALEWGKRFYAMNEEWARWALTQMPPPER, encoded by the coding sequence ATGAGCCTTCGATACGCCGTACTCGGCATGCTGGCCGCCGAGGGCCCCGCCAGCGGGTACGACCTGCTGCAGATCTTCAAGGACTCACTGGCCAATATCTGGCCCGCGACCCAGAGCCAGATCTATACCGAGCTCACCAAACTCGCCGAGTCCGGGTTGATCGCCGTCTCCGAAGCGGGCGCGCGCGGACGCAAGGAATACACCATCGCCCCCGAGGGACTCACCGAACTGCGACGCTGGCTCACCGAAACCAAGCCGAAGCAGGCCCCGCGCAACGATCTGCTCCTGCGGGTGTTCTTCCTCGGCGTGCTCGAACACGACCAGGCCCGCGACTACCTCAGCGCCATCGAAACCCGGATGACCAAGGCGGGAGCGGCACTGTCGGAGCTGGAAGCGTCCATCGAATGGGAGGACGACGCCTTCTCCGTCTACGGGCACATCGCCCTGGAGTGGGGCAAGCGGTTCTACGCGATGAACGAGGAGTGGGCACGGTGGGCCCTGACCCAAATGCCCCCGCCTGAGCGCTGA
- a CDS encoding general stress protein, whose protein sequence is MAATPRGFAAMDPERQRKIASQGGKASSGSFDNDPKRASEAGKKGAAAQPVEAKRLGGTHSHQNR, encoded by the coding sequence ATGGCTGCTACGCCACGAGGTTTCGCGGCAATGGACCCGGAGCGGCAACGAAAAATCGCCAGCCAGGGCGGCAAAGCCAGCAGCGGCAGCTTCGACAACGATCCGAAGCGCGCCAGCGAAGCGGGCAAGAAAGGCGCCGCAGCGCAGCCCGTCGAGGCCAAACGCCTAGGCGGCACGCACAGCCACCAAAACCGCTGA
- a CDS encoding nitroreductase family deazaflavin-dependent oxidoreductase yields the protein MANLFTKVLKVHQWVYENSGGVLGHRLLFGNPTLLLRTTGRQTGQVRTSALTYGRDGDDYLVTASNGGSPRPPGWLANVKAKAECEIQVGRKRVPVVARATYPDDADYARRWAIVDTVNQGRYSDYQKMTKRPIAVVVLTPVS from the coding sequence ATGGCCAATTTGTTCACGAAAGTGTTGAAGGTGCACCAGTGGGTGTACGAGAACAGTGGTGGGGTGCTGGGGCATCGGCTGTTGTTCGGGAATCCGACGCTGCTGCTGCGGACGACGGGGCGGCAGACGGGGCAGGTGCGGACTTCGGCGCTGACCTACGGGCGGGATGGGGACGACTATCTGGTGACGGCGTCCAATGGTGGGTCGCCGCGCCCACCGGGGTGGCTGGCGAATGTGAAAGCCAAGGCGGAGTGCGAGATTCAGGTGGGGCGTAAGCGGGTGCCGGTGGTGGCGCGGGCGACCTATCCCGATGATGCCGACTACGCACGACGGTGGGCGATAGTCGACACGGTCAATCAGGGTCGGTACAGCGATTATCAGAAGATGACGAAGCGGCCTATTGCGGTGGTGGTGCTCACCCCGGTGAGCTGA
- a CDS encoding zinc-binding dehydrogenase: MRVVQATKFGGPEVLEVREVADPVPGPGEVLVEVAAADVMFLDTRLRSGWGTDYFKVEPPYVPGGAVAGVVAGVGPEVDQSWIGKRVATQTAASGIGGGLPIGGYAEKALAKAETLTEVPDAVTLTQAAALIHDGKTALAVLDRVALRPGEWVLITAAGGGLGTLLTQFARAAGAHVVAAARGRAKLELASRLGADAVVDYSEPDWADKARAATGGAGANAVLDGAGGELGTVATAALIDGGRFLGYGSAAGDFPELDRAALAGRDIEVIGLFDITGPQTDWSALSRRAHAAVADGEVEVVIGQTFPLDRAADAHAAIDARAAVGRTLLTI, encoded by the coding sequence ATGCGGGTAGTGCAGGCGACAAAATTCGGCGGACCCGAGGTGCTCGAAGTACGGGAGGTGGCCGATCCGGTACCCGGGCCCGGTGAGGTGCTCGTCGAGGTGGCCGCGGCGGACGTGATGTTCCTCGATACTCGGCTCCGAAGCGGTTGGGGCACAGACTACTTCAAGGTCGAGCCGCCGTACGTGCCCGGCGGAGCGGTCGCCGGAGTGGTCGCCGGGGTCGGACCCGAGGTAGACCAATCCTGGATCGGCAAGCGTGTCGCCACCCAGACCGCCGCCAGCGGCATCGGCGGCGGGCTCCCGATCGGGGGCTATGCCGAAAAGGCGCTGGCGAAAGCGGAAACCCTGACCGAGGTGCCCGACGCGGTGACGCTGACCCAGGCCGCCGCGCTGATCCACGACGGAAAGACCGCTCTCGCGGTCCTGGACCGCGTCGCACTGCGGCCGGGGGAGTGGGTACTGATCACCGCGGCCGGGGGTGGTCTCGGCACCCTGCTCACCCAATTCGCCCGTGCCGCAGGGGCGCACGTCGTCGCCGCGGCCCGCGGGCGCGCCAAACTGGAACTCGCCTCCCGTCTCGGCGCCGACGCCGTCGTGGACTATTCCGAACCCGACTGGGCCGACAAGGCGCGCGCCGCGACCGGCGGTGCCGGGGCGAACGCCGTATTGGACGGCGCGGGCGGGGAATTGGGCACAGTTGCCACCGCCGCACTGATCGACGGCGGCCGCTTCCTCGGATACGGCTCCGCCGCAGGCGATTTCCCGGAATTGGACCGTGCGGCGCTGGCGGGCCGCGATATCGAGGTGATCGGGCTGTTCGATATCACCGGGCCCCAGACGGACTGGAGCGCGCTGTCTCGGCGCGCACACGCCGCCGTGGCCGACGGCGAAGTGGAAGTCGTTATCGGACAAACATTTCCGCTCGATCGGGCGGCCGACGCGCATGCGGCCATCGATGCCCGCGCGGCGGTGGGACGCACACTGTTGACCATCTGA
- a CDS encoding SDR family oxidoreductase yields MTTTDIDSIATERIVRSGEFELAVYEYGDPAAETIVLVHGWPDTHHLWDSVVPLLAGRFHVVAYDTRGHGRSTRTQRTADYRLDALAADFYAVADAVSPERPVHVLAHDWGSVQVWEAVCEPRAKARIASFTSVSGPNLDHIGKWMRDRLSRPTPRNVWQPFTQLMSSAYTFFFMTPGLPRAAFNLLGTEERWQRLVSLMNETSPSNVKLGPTFRRDSVDGLLIYRANIVQRLLAPRERHTEVPVQLIVAGRDVAVRPAGYDDERKWTQRLWRRDVPAGHWMPFSHPELLATATTELIDSLGGGTIPRGLRRAEIGRTRKPFEDQLLVITGGGSGIGRETALAFARRGAEIVLSDINLDAAKETAELIAAEHGVAHAYQLDVADESAVQAHAREVIDAHGVPDILINNAGIGQAGGFFDTPSVEFDRVMRINLGGVVNGCRAFGAAMAERGLGGHIVNLSSMAAYSPQQGFSAYSTSKSAVYMFSDCLRAELTGRGISVHTVCPGIVHTNIVATTKFSGVSAEEEKRKQEQYDKLYRARRYTPDKVAEQIVRAVQDDRDIVPVTPEARLQLQFNRFAPAAVRFFAARVKLT; encoded by the coding sequence ATGACGACGACCGATATCGACTCGATCGCCACGGAACGGATCGTCCGCAGCGGCGAGTTCGAGCTTGCCGTCTACGAATACGGCGACCCGGCCGCCGAGACCATCGTGCTGGTGCACGGCTGGCCCGACACGCACCACCTCTGGGACTCCGTGGTCCCCTTGCTGGCCGGGCGTTTCCACGTGGTCGCCTATGACACTCGCGGGCACGGCCGGTCCACCCGCACCCAGCGCACCGCCGACTACCGCCTGGACGCGCTGGCCGCCGACTTCTACGCCGTCGCCGACGCGGTCAGCCCGGAGCGGCCGGTGCACGTGCTCGCCCACGACTGGGGTTCGGTGCAGGTCTGGGAGGCGGTTTGCGAGCCGCGGGCCAAGGCCCGGATCGCCTCGTTCACCTCGGTGTCCGGCCCGAATCTCGATCACATCGGCAAGTGGATGCGGGACCGGCTGTCCCGGCCCACGCCGCGCAATGTGTGGCAGCCGTTCACACAGCTGATGTCCTCGGCGTACACGTTCTTCTTCATGACCCCGGGCCTGCCGCGGGCGGCGTTCAACCTGCTCGGCACCGAGGAGCGGTGGCAGCGGCTGGTGTCGTTGATGAACGAGACCTCGCCGTCGAATGTGAAGCTGGGCCCCACCTTCCGGCGCGACAGCGTGGACGGATTGCTCATCTACCGCGCCAATATCGTGCAGCGCCTGCTCGCTCCGCGCGAACGGCACACCGAGGTGCCGGTGCAGCTGATCGTCGCCGGTCGTGATGTGGCGGTGCGACCCGCCGGATACGACGACGAACGGAAGTGGACCCAGCGCCTCTGGCGTCGCGATGTGCCCGCCGGACACTGGATGCCGTTCTCACACCCCGAACTGCTCGCCACCGCCACCACGGAGCTGATCGACAGCCTCGGCGGCGGTACGATTCCGCGCGGCCTGCGCCGAGCCGAAATCGGCCGCACCAGAAAGCCTTTCGAAGATCAGCTACTGGTCATCACCGGCGGCGGCAGCGGAATCGGGCGCGAAACCGCGCTGGCCTTCGCCCGTCGTGGCGCCGAAATCGTGCTGTCGGACATCAACTTGGACGCCGCGAAGGAGACCGCCGAGCTGATCGCCGCGGAACACGGTGTGGCGCACGCTTATCAGCTCGATGTGGCCGACGAATCCGCGGTCCAGGCGCACGCGCGGGAGGTCATCGACGCGCACGGCGTGCCCGACATCCTGATCAACAACGCGGGCATCGGTCAGGCGGGCGGGTTCTTCGACACCCCCTCGGTGGAATTCGACCGGGTCATGCGAATCAACCTCGGCGGAGTGGTCAACGGCTGCCGGGCATTCGGCGCCGCGATGGCCGAGCGCGGGCTCGGCGGGCACATCGTCAACCTGTCCAGCATGGCGGCCTACAGTCCGCAGCAGGGGTTCAGCGCGTACTCCACGAGCAAGTCGGCGGTGTACATGTTCTCCGACTGCCTGCGCGCCGAACTGACCGGTCGCGGCATCTCCGTGCATACCGTCTGTCCCGGCATCGTGCACACCAATATCGTTGCCACCACCAAGTTCTCCGGTGTGAGCGCCGAGGAGGAGAAGCGCAAACAGGAGCAGTACGACAAGCTCTACCGGGCGCGCCGCTACACACCCGACAAGGTGGCCGAGCAGATCGTGCGAGCGGTCCAGGACGACCGTGACATCGTGCCCGTCACCCCGGAGGCGCGACTGCAGTTGCAGTTCAATCGGTTCGCGCCCGCGGCGGTGCGATTCTTCGCCGCACGGGTGAAGCTCACCTAG
- a CDS encoding PDR/VanB family oxidoreductase: MTLRPVPEQLPADLFGKPTQDRAIKFVDVVASTRMRWTAIVNRKDLAPRADDHRLALVVTERRIEAHDQDVVSLLLRAPDRRELPPWRPGAHLDLELPSGRLRQYSLCGDPADSRTYRIAVRRIPDGGGGSNEVHDELTVGTTLVVRGPRNAFPFAVPGHGSPAARLHFVAGGIGITPILPMVRLAVRLGLDWSMVYTGRSRDTIPFLDEIESFGARVTVRTDDEHGLPDASALLPGVTTDTAVYCCGPVPMIGSIAAAVREMPGVELHSERFSPPPIVNGKAFEIEFAATGEVVEVPADKSALDAVLERRPDRPYSCRQGFCRTCKVRVLAGEPDHRETVLTPAEHDAGAMLICVSRCDGGRLVLDL; the protein is encoded by the coding sequence GTGACGCTACGACCCGTCCCGGAACAGTTGCCCGCGGACCTGTTCGGCAAGCCCACCCAGGACCGGGCGATCAAGTTCGTCGATGTGGTCGCCTCCACCCGGATGCGCTGGACCGCGATCGTCAATCGCAAGGACCTCGCCCCGCGTGCCGACGATCATCGGCTGGCGCTGGTGGTGACCGAACGCCGGATCGAAGCACACGACCAAGACGTGGTCAGTCTGCTGTTGCGAGCCCCCGATCGGCGTGAACTGCCGCCGTGGCGGCCCGGTGCGCACCTGGATCTGGAGTTGCCCTCGGGTCGGCTACGGCAGTATTCGCTGTGCGGCGACCCCGCCGACTCGCGCACCTATCGGATCGCGGTACGCCGGATCCCCGATGGTGGCGGCGGGTCCAACGAGGTGCACGACGAATTGACGGTCGGCACAACACTTGTGGTGCGCGGACCGCGCAATGCCTTCCCGTTCGCCGTTCCGGGCCACGGATCACCCGCTGCCCGTTTGCATTTCGTGGCGGGCGGAATCGGCATCACGCCCATCCTGCCCATGGTGCGGCTGGCGGTGCGGCTGGGGCTGGACTGGTCGATGGTCTATACGGGACGTAGCCGCGACACCATCCCGTTCCTCGACGAGATCGAGAGCTTCGGTGCCCGGGTCACCGTGCGCACCGACGACGAGCACGGCCTGCCGGACGCCTCCGCACTGCTGCCCGGCGTCACCACCGATACCGCCGTCTACTGCTGCGGCCCGGTGCCGATGATCGGCTCCATCGCCGCCGCGGTCCGCGAAATGCCCGGCGTGGAACTACATTCCGAGCGTTTCTCGCCCCCGCCGATCGTGAACGGCAAGGCGTTCGAGATCGAATTCGCCGCCACCGGAGAGGTGGTCGAGGTGCCGGCGGACAAGTCCGCGCTGGACGCCGTCCTGGAGCGCCGCCCGGATCGTCCGTACTCGTGTCGTCAAGGCTTCTGCCGCACCTGCAAAGTCCGGGTGCTGGCCGGCGAACCCGACCATCGCGAAACCGTGCTGACCCCCGCCGAACACGACGCCGGAGCCATGCTGATCTGCGTATCACGCTGCGACGGCGGCCGTTTGGTGCTCGACCTCTGA
- a CDS encoding metal-dependent hydrolase, with protein MKLLRWWERRPEVDPGEVALHARNVQFDWADTPLHWMPAEPIASHLINALNLLLPEGERMFCAAYAEALPFVKDEKLREAMLGFIGQESMHAETHDRVLHEVLAANGIDPEPYVRQAEYLFRKTLGPRGGDEVAQRQVLVERLAFIACLEHFFAYLGDWILNADLEKFGAEPRMADLFRWHGAEEVEHRHVAHDVAVYFGAGYVRRAALMTLTFPIFLTLVVRGTKFMVHQDPELPDYGYPRLLTRVFGSMWRGALPGMPSLLLSALSTFKPGYDPGSVGSTAQAVAYLAKSPAAQAVAS; from the coding sequence ATGAAGCTACTTCGCTGGTGGGAACGGCGACCGGAAGTCGATCCGGGGGAGGTCGCCCTGCACGCCCGCAATGTGCAATTCGACTGGGCCGATACGCCGCTGCACTGGATGCCCGCCGAGCCCATCGCCTCGCATCTGATCAATGCGCTGAACCTGCTGCTGCCGGAGGGGGAGCGGATGTTCTGCGCCGCCTACGCCGAGGCATTGCCCTTCGTCAAGGACGAGAAGCTGCGCGAGGCCATGCTCGGCTTCATCGGCCAGGAATCCATGCACGCCGAAACCCACGACCGGGTACTGCACGAAGTGCTCGCCGCCAACGGCATCGACCCGGAACCGTATGTGCGCCAAGCCGAATACCTGTTCCGCAAGACCCTCGGCCCGCGGGGCGGTGACGAGGTCGCCCAGCGGCAGGTCCTGGTCGAGCGGCTGGCGTTCATCGCCTGCCTGGAGCATTTCTTCGCCTACCTGGGCGACTGGATCCTCAACGCGGACCTGGAGAAGTTCGGCGCCGAACCGCGCATGGCCGACCTGTTCCGCTGGCACGGCGCCGAAGAAGTCGAGCACCGGCACGTCGCCCATGATGTGGCGGTTTACTTCGGTGCGGGTTATGTGCGGCGCGCGGCGCTGATGACGCTGACGTTCCCGATCTTCCTCACCCTGGTGGTGCGCGGCACCAAGTTCATGGTGCATCAGGATCCGGAACTACCCGATTACGGCTACCCGCGCCTGCTCACCCGGGTCTTCGGCTCCATGTGGCGCGGCGCGCTGCCCGGCATGCCCTCCCTGCTGCTCAGCGCGCTGTCGACCTTCAAGCCCGGCTACGACCCCGGCTCGGTCGGATCGACCGCGCAGGCCGTCGCCTACCTCGCGAAATCTCCTGCCGCGCAGGCTGTCGCGTCGTGA
- a CDS encoding WS/DGAT/MGAT family O-acyltransferase, translating into MERLTGLDASFLYLETGTQHLHVCALLILDPSTGDYSFEEFKAELGRRLPLIPQMRRRIHEVPFNLDHPVWAEDPDFDLDYHVRRIGIPHPGGRRELAELIGDIASRPMDRDRPLWEMTVVEGFDGDKVAVISKYHHAAVDGITGTNMMMHLCDMEPGQRHRVDPAEERKAGSAPNDLRLLAEAIVRFPGKAGIVGMVPKTLGLLAGFAQRRRNDQAGMALPLTAPRTPFNMAITPHRSVAFTEADLGAIKEIKAAFGAKVNDVVLTIVGGVLRAYLDKHGELPDRSLIASVPVSVHEQSRHTEGINKVSSLFCELGTDIADPVERLRKVAAANQSAKEEHDLVGADFLQDWSKYAPPNTFQLAARVYSALKLAEHHPVVHNLVVSNVPGPPMPLYFLGIKVDGMYPFGPVFHGAGLTITVLSNNGDLDFGFIACKELVPDIAALADAVPGAIDELLSAARTLG; encoded by the coding sequence ATGGAGCGACTAACCGGATTGGATGCCAGCTTCCTGTACCTCGAGACCGGGACCCAGCACCTGCACGTCTGTGCCCTCTTGATCCTGGACCCGTCGACAGGCGACTACTCATTCGAAGAATTCAAGGCCGAACTCGGCCGTCGGCTACCCCTGATCCCGCAGATGCGGCGGCGGATCCACGAGGTGCCGTTCAACCTCGACCACCCGGTCTGGGCCGAGGATCCGGACTTCGACCTCGACTATCACGTGCGCCGCATCGGCATACCCCACCCCGGCGGACGCCGCGAGCTGGCCGAACTGATCGGCGACATCGCCAGCCGTCCGATGGACCGCGATCGCCCGCTGTGGGAGATGACCGTCGTCGAGGGCTTCGACGGTGACAAAGTCGCGGTGATCTCGAAATACCATCACGCCGCGGTCGACGGCATCACCGGCACGAACATGATGATGCACCTGTGCGATATGGAACCCGGGCAGCGGCATCGAGTCGACCCGGCCGAAGAGCGCAAGGCGGGCTCCGCGCCCAACGACCTGCGACTGCTCGCCGAGGCCATCGTCCGATTCCCCGGGAAAGCGGGGATAGTGGGCATGGTGCCGAAAACCCTTGGGCTGCTCGCCGGTTTCGCGCAACGGCGGCGAAATGACCAGGCGGGCATGGCATTACCGCTGACCGCGCCGCGCACCCCGTTCAACATGGCCATCACGCCGCACCGTTCCGTCGCGTTCACCGAGGCGGACCTGGGCGCGATCAAGGAGATCAAAGCCGCGTTCGGCGCGAAGGTCAACGACGTGGTGCTCACCATCGTCGGCGGTGTGCTCCGGGCCTACCTGGACAAACACGGTGAGCTGCCGGATCGTTCGCTGATCGCCTCGGTGCCGGTCTCGGTGCACGAGCAGTCCCGGCACACCGAGGGCATCAACAAGGTGTCGTCACTGTTCTGCGAGCTCGGCACCGATATCGCCGACCCGGTCGAGCGGCTGCGCAAGGTGGCCGCAGCGAATCAGAGCGCCAAGGAGGAACACGATCTGGTCGGTGCGGACTTCCTCCAGGATTGGTCGAAGTACGCGCCGCCGAATACATTCCAGCTGGCGGCGCGGGTCTACTCGGCACTGAAACTGGCCGAGCACCATCCGGTCGTGCACAACCTGGTCGTCTCCAACGTGCCCGGACCGCCCATGCCGCTGTATTTCCTCGGCATCAAGGTCGACGGCATGTATCCGTTCGGACCGGTCTTCCACGGTGCGGGCCTGACCATCACCGTGCTGTCCAACAACGGCGACCTCGACTTCGGATTCATCGCCTGCAAGGAACTGGTACCCGACATCGCGGCACTCGCCGACGCCGTCCCGGGCGCGATCGACGAATTGCTGAGTGCGGCACGAACTCTGGGCTGA
- a CDS encoding alpha/beta fold hydrolase, producing MDPDRNAAAVPMRKFGRAGVPDIAEVPGGKLLELPGRGRTYVVDIPGPAGAPTLFLLHGTASTAYLTWFPALQVLAREFRVVLFDQRWHGRGIQSERFTVQDCADDVIAVADALGVPDPICVGYSLGGVVAQLAAHRHPDRVLGLVLCATPYRFQEKWRERAFHLAWGAFADAVGPYSLRRARELLRRLPELPEHTWTRGGMQRWAMTELRSTSGWAVAQVIAAVGRFDSSAWLSGIDAPTAVVITTKDKAIPVYRQLELATLIPGASIHLVKAGHTACAFAADKFVPVLLEACEAVADRAEKESRAANR from the coding sequence ATGGACCCCGACCGAAATGCGGCGGCCGTGCCGATGCGAAAGTTCGGCAGGGCCGGTGTCCCCGATATCGCCGAGGTGCCCGGTGGGAAACTCCTGGAACTGCCGGGACGCGGACGCACCTACGTGGTCGACATCCCCGGTCCCGCGGGCGCGCCCACCCTGTTCCTGTTGCACGGCACCGCGTCCACGGCCTACCTCACCTGGTTTCCGGCGCTCCAGGTCCTCGCGCGCGAGTTCCGGGTGGTGCTGTTCGATCAGCGCTGGCACGGCCGCGGTATCCAATCCGAGCGGTTCACTGTGCAGGACTGCGCCGATGACGTGATCGCGGTCGCCGACGCGCTCGGCGTGCCCGACCCGATCTGTGTCGGCTACTCCCTCGGCGGTGTCGTGGCCCAGCTTGCCGCACATCGGCATCCGGATCGTGTGCTCGGACTCGTCCTGTGCGCCACGCCCTACCGCTTCCAGGAGAAGTGGCGGGAGCGCGCCTTCCATCTTGCCTGGGGCGCGTTCGCCGACGCGGTCGGCCCGTATTCGCTGCGGCGGGCCCGGGAACTGTTGCGGCGCTTGCCGGAACTGCCGGAACACACCTGGACCCGGGGCGGGATGCAGCGCTGGGCGATGACGGAGCTGCGCAGCACCAGTGGCTGGGCGGTCGCGCAGGTCATCGCGGCGGTGGGCCGATTCGACAGCAGCGCTTGGCTTTCCGGGATCGACGCGCCCACCGCGGTGGTGATCACCACCAAGGACAAGGCGATCCCGGTATACCGGCAGCTGGAGCTGGCGACGCTGATCCCCGGCGCCAGTATCCATCTGGTGAAGGCGGGGCACACGGCCTGCGCGTTCGCGGCCGACAAATTCGTGCCGGTACTGCTCGAGGCATGCGAGGCGGTGGCCGACCGGGCGGAGAAGGAGTCACGCGCGGCGAATCGGTAG
- a CDS encoding glucose 1-dehydrogenase, producing MGRLTGKVALISGGARGMGAAHARAMVAEDARVVLGDILDDEGAALAKELGDHAAYVPLDVREKQPWVDAVTEAVQRFGALNVLVNNAGIVNGNLLVDFELSEWQRIIDINLTGTFLGMQAAVPAMIEAGGGSIVNISSVEGMRGSPGLHGYTATKFAVRGLTKSTALELAQYNIRVNSVHPGLITTPMTEGIPADFLQIPLKRAADPAEVSNLVTYLASDESSYSTGAEFVIDGGLTAGIPHKTF from the coding sequence ATGGGTCGGTTGACCGGCAAGGTGGCATTGATCAGTGGTGGCGCCCGCGGCATGGGCGCCGCGCACGCCCGGGCCATGGTGGCCGAGGACGCGCGGGTGGTGCTCGGCGACATCCTGGACGACGAAGGCGCCGCGCTGGCAAAGGAACTCGGCGACCACGCCGCCTACGTGCCGCTCGACGTGCGCGAGAAGCAGCCGTGGGTGGACGCGGTCACCGAAGCGGTGCAGCGGTTCGGCGCGCTGAACGTGCTGGTCAACAATGCGGGCATCGTCAACGGGAACCTGCTGGTCGACTTCGAGTTGTCCGAGTGGCAGCGCATCATCGACATCAACCTCACCGGCACGTTCCTCGGTATGCAAGCCGCGGTCCCGGCCATGATCGAGGCGGGCGGCGGCTCGATCGTCAATATCTCCTCGGTGGAGGGCATGCGCGGCAGTCCGGGTCTGCACGGCTATACCGCCACCAAGTTCGCGGTCCGCGGGCTGACCAAGTCGACGGCACTCGAGTTGGCGCAGTACAACATTCGGGTGAATTCGGTGCATCCGGGCTTGATCACCACGCCGATGACCGAAGGCATCCCCGCCGATTTCCTGCAGATCCCGCTGAAGCGCGCGGCCGACCCAGCGGAGGTGTCGAACCTGGTCACCTACCTGGCCAGTGACGAGTCCTCCTATTCCACCGGAGCGGAATTCGTCATCGACGGCGGCCTCACCGCCGGAATCCCGCACAAGACCTTCTAG
- a CDS encoding YdcF family protein: MVVGLVLLGVFALRFRTDRRRLGNGVFLLLGSICVGVGAAADDRDGVVGLLAGLLIVLSPLLMVALAALLIVNGVQLLRREGLHVANLLSFGLGIVLLVPYALLFVALATENLWFVFALASVLTAASYVGFLLLAFLLYSFVYGRAPYRPGMTAIVVHGSGLLGDQVPPLLAGRLDRAMEVYRTEVAAGRHPLLVTSGGKGSDEAVSEAAAMARYLVDQGVPAEAVLLEDRSETTRENLRYSKQLLDARGVAGPMVLVTSNFHILRTAVLARQLGLDAEVVGSRTAFYYLPSAVLREFAAVVYENKWAHALACLACAALPALLVLFVQSMPG; encoded by the coding sequence ATGGTGGTCGGCCTGGTCCTGCTGGGTGTTTTCGCGTTGCGGTTCCGGACGGATCGGCGGCGGCTGGGTAATGGGGTATTCCTATTGCTCGGCTCGATCTGCGTGGGGGTGGGGGCGGCAGCGGACGACCGGGACGGCGTCGTCGGCTTGCTCGCGGGTTTGCTGATTGTGCTGTCCCCGTTGCTCATGGTGGCGCTGGCCGCGCTCCTGATCGTCAACGGGGTGCAGTTGTTGCGGCGGGAGGGGTTACACGTCGCGAACCTGCTGTCGTTCGGGCTGGGCATCGTCCTGCTCGTGCCGTACGCGCTGTTGTTCGTAGCCCTGGCCACCGAGAATCTGTGGTTCGTGTTCGCGCTCGCCTCGGTGTTGACGGCAGCGAGCTACGTCGGCTTCCTGTTGCTCGCGTTCTTGCTGTACTCGTTCGTCTACGGCCGGGCACCCTATCGGCCGGGCATGACGGCGATCGTGGTGCACGGCTCGGGCCTGCTCGGTGATCAGGTGCCCCCGTTGCTGGCCGGCCGGCTGGACCGGGCGATGGAGGTGTATCGCACCGAAGTCGCCGCCGGTCGGCATCCACTGCTGGTGACCAGTGGTGGCAAGGGCTCCGACGAAGCCGTGTCCGAGGCCGCTGCCATGGCGCGCTACCTGGTCGATCAGGGAGTTCCCGCCGAAGCCGTACTGCTGGAGGATCGTTCGGAAACCACTCGCGAAAACCTGCGGTATTCCAAGCAACTGCTGGATGCCCGCGGCGTGGCCGGACCGATGGTGCTCGTCACCAGCAATTTCCATATCTTGCGTACCGCTGTCCTGGCCCGGCAGCTCGGCCTCGATGCCGAAGTGGTCGGCTCGAGGACGGCGTTCTACTACCTGCCCAGCGCGGTGCTGCGCGAATTCGCCGCCGTTGTCTACGAGAACAAGTGGGCGCACGCCCTGGCCTGCCTGGCGTGCGCCGCACTACCCGCGTTGCTGGTGTTGTTCGTGCAGTCGATGCCCGGCTAG
- a CDS encoding LysE/ArgO family amino acid transporter: MTVSSAATAAISGLGFGLSLIIAIGAQNAFVLRQGVRGQHIFPVIAVCAISDAVLIAAGVGGFGVLVESLPGLLTVVRYLGAAFLFGYAVLAAKRVFASSALITESAGASMALGATVLTCLALTWLNPHVYLDTVLLLGSFANTYTSPDKWFLGAGAMLASVIWFTALGYGARRLGPLFARPAAWRVLDSVIAVVMLALAIGLITSA, encoded by the coding sequence GTGACGGTTTCTTCCGCGGCCACCGCCGCCATCTCAGGATTGGGTTTCGGTCTGTCGTTGATCATCGCGATCGGCGCGCAGAACGCCTTCGTGCTGCGCCAAGGAGTGCGCGGACAGCACATCTTCCCGGTGATCGCGGTGTGCGCGATCTCGGACGCGGTCCTGATCGCCGCGGGCGTGGGCGGGTTCGGTGTGCTGGTCGAATCCTTGCCCGGCCTGCTGACCGTGGTGCGCTACCTCGGCGCGGCCTTCCTGTTCGGCTACGCCGTACTCGCCGCCAAGCGCGTGTTCGCGTCCTCGGCGCTGATCACGGAATCGGCGGGCGCCTCCATGGCGCTCGGTGCCACCGTGCTCACCTGTCTGGCGCTGACCTGGTTGAACCCGCACGTCTACCTGGACACCGTGCTGCTGCTCGGCTCCTTCGCCAACACCTACACCTCGCCGGACAAGTGGTTCCTTGGTGCGGGGGCCATGCTCGCCAGTGTCATCTGGTTCACCGCGCTCGGCTATGGCGCTCGCCGCCTCGGCCCCCTTTTCGCCCGCCCCGCCGCCTGGCGTGTGCTGGATTCCGTGATCGCGGTCGTCATGCTGGCTCTGGCCATCGGCTTGATCACCTCCGCCTGA